CGCGTGAGCGACTTCTCGCGGGCGCTGCGCTACCTCAACGACCCGCTCAACTGGAGCCGTCCCAACGGCATCACCGACCTGACCCTCGAGCACCTGGGCATCTCGGCGGCCGCCGTCCTCGCCGCCATGCTCGTCGCGCTCCCGGTCGGCACCGCCCTCGGCACGGCACGGCGCGGCGCGGGGCTGGTCGTCGTCCTGTCCAACGTCAGCCGCGCGGTGCCCACCCTGGCGCTGCTCACCCTCTTCGCGGTCAGCCCGATCGGCTTCGGCAACCGGGCGACGGCGATCGCGCTGGCGGTCTTCGCCGTCCCGCCGATCCTGACCAACACCTTCGTCGGCTTCCGCGGCGTCGACCCGGAGGTCCGCGAGGCCTCCCGCGGCATGGGGATGAGCCGCGGCCAGGTGCTCGCCCGCGTCGAGCTGCCGCTGGCCCTCCCGCTCGTGATGACCGGGATCCGCACCGCTGCGGTGCAGGTCGTGGCGACGGCGGGGCTGGCCGCGCTCGTCGGCGGCGGGGGACTGGGCCGGATCGTCAACCTCGGCTTCGGCCAGCAGGACTACGGCGTCATGATCGCCGGGGCCATCCTGGTGGCGGGGCTGGCGCTGCTCGCCGAGCTGGTGCTCGCCCTCGTGTCGTGGGCGGCCACACCGGGCCCGCGGCGGCTGCCGTTCCTCCGCGCGCGCACGGCCGGAGGGGGCGTCGGGGTTCCGGAACCGACGGCCAGCGGAGTGCCGCTGTGACCTGCGCGGCGCGCCCCGGCGGGAGCAGGTAACGAGCTCACAACACTCTGGCGGGGCGATTGCCGGGGTGGAGCGCACGGCGGTTGCATGGCCCGCGCGGGATCCCCCGCCAGACACGCGTCGCGGCCGCACGCCGCGCGGGACACAGAAGGCGGACAGCTCATGCGCATGCCCCGCGTCCTCACCCCCCTGGCCCTCGCGGCGGTCCTGCTGACCGCGGCCTGCGGGGAGTCCGGCTCGTCCGGCACGGGCGGCTCCACCGGCGCCAGCGGCTCGGCCGCCACCGGCGACGCCTGCGCCCCGGTGGCCGGCGAGCAGCTCGTCGTGCTCGAGGACGACCAGCAGCTGCAGAACGCCGACAACGTCGTGCCGGCGGTCACCGCGGCCACCGCCGCGGCCAACCCCGCGCTGATCCCGGCGCTCGACGCCGTCTCGGCCGCGATGACGACCGAGCAGCTCATCGAGATGAACGCCGCGGTCGACCTCGAGCGGCAGAGCGCCGAGGACGTCGCCGCCGCCTGGGTGCAGGAGAGCGGCGTCACCGAGGGGCTCGAGCCGGGCAGCGGCCCGATCGTGGTGGGGGCGAGCAACTTCACCGAGTCGACCATCCTGGCCAACGTCTACGCCGGGGTCCTCGACGCGGTCGGCTTCGACGCCTCGGTCCGCGAGGTGGGCAACCGCGACCTCTACCTGCCGGCCCTCATCTCCGGCGTCGACCTGCAGGTCTTCCCCGAGTACCTCGCCACGGTCACCGAGGCGCTCAACGCCCAGGTCAACGGGCCCGACCCGACGCCGATCGCCAGCAGTGACGCCCAGGCGACCCGCGACGCCCTGCAGCCGCTGGCCGACGGGGTCGGGCTGACCTTCGGCCAGCCGTCGGAGGCGGCCAACCAGAACGCCTTCGCGGTGACGCAGGAGTTCGCCGACGGGCTCGGCGTGACCACCCTGTCGGAACTCGCGGACGCCTGCGGGGACGGCTCGCTGGTCCTGGGCGGCCCGGCCGAGTGCCCGACCCGGCCGTTCTGCCAGCCGGGGCTGGAGGAGACCTACGGCCTGCAGTTCGCCGAGTTCCGCGAGTTCGACGCCGGCGGCCCGGCGACCAAGGCCGCGATCACGCAGGGCGAGGTCTCGATGGGCCTGGTCTTCAGCTCCGACGCGGCCCTCGCCCGATAGAGGGACCCCGCTGCCCCCCACGCCGCGCTGACGCTCGGCGCGGGGCCCTGCAGCGCGGCCGTTCCCTCAGGTCAGCAGCGAGCCCCCGGCTCCGGCACGCAGACGCTCGCGTGCCGGAGTCGGGGGCTCGCTCACCGTTACCCTGAGCCCATGCGGGGAGCGGACGACACAGCAGCCCGTCGGGCACACGGGACGGCCGGCTCCCCCGGGCTGCGCGCGGCCGGGCTGGCCGTCGGCGGCCTGCTGGCCCTGGCCGCCACCGCCGCCGTCTTCCTGACCGAGGACCCCCAGCTGCTGCGGATCGCCGTCGTCGCCGTCGCCTGGGCCTGCCTGGCGGCCGCCGTCGCCGCCGGACGCCGTCGGGGGGAGACCGCCGAGGACACGCCGCGGTCCGACACCGCGGCCGTCGAGGCCGAGCTGCGCCGGGCCTACGACCGGGAGCTGGAGCGGGAGGTCGCCGCACGCCAGCAGTACGAGCTGGAGCTGGAGAACCAGGTCCGGCGCGAGGCGGAGGAGGCGATGCGCGGGGAGCTCGACGCGCTGCGCAGCGAGCTGGCCGGCCTGCGCGAGGGCCTGTCCGGGCTGACCGCGCTCCGCGCGGAGCTGGCCGCCGTCGGCGCCCTGCGCGGTGAGCTCGCCGAGCTCGCCGGCCTGCGGGCCGACGTCGGCCGGCTGCGGGCGGAGCTCACCGAGCAGCGCTCCGGGGAGATGCACGTCGAGCGGCTGGTCATGCGCACCCAGTCGGTGCGGACGACGCCCGGCCGCGAGCCGATCGAGCCCGCGACCGCCGCCTGGCATACCGACGTCGCCCGCGACCTGGGCGCCGGCTGGCCGGTGCTGTCCCTCGACGACCGGCGCGCGGAGGAGGCGCCCCTCGCGACGGCGGCGCGGCCCGAGGTGGTCGCCGCGCCGCCGTCCCCGGCCGTGCTCCGGCCCGACCCCGTGCCGGCCGGGACCGCGGGAGCGACCGTGGCCGCCCCGGTGGTGGCGCGGGAGCCCGAGCCGGCCCCCCGCCCGCTGCCCTCGCTGCCGCCCGTGCCGGCCGAGGACCCCGCGCTGCGCCGCCGCCGCACCGACCCGGTGGACGCACCCGCCCCGGGGCCCGCCGAGCAGCTGACGATCGAGCGGCCGGCCGTGCACGCCGCCGCTGCCGTGCACGCCGCCGCTGCCGGGCACGCCGCGGGCGGCCGGCCGGTGCCCTCGTACGCGCCGGTCCCGCCGGAGCCGGACGACGCCGGGGCGACCCGGCTGGCGCAGATCCTCGCCGAGAGCGGCGTCACCCCGGGTGGCCGCCGGCACCGCCACCGCGACGAGGGCGACGGCGACGACGTCCTGGCCCGCGTGCTCGGCCGGTGACGGACCCCCGCGCCCCCCACCGCTCGCACGCTCGCGGCGGGGCCCTGCACGGGGGCCGAGGGGCTCAGGCGGGGCCGCGGGAGAGCGCGCCGCCGTCGAGGACCAGCGTCTGGCCGGTGACCCAGCCGGCGCCGAGCAGGTAGGCCGCCGCCTCACCGACGTCCTCCGGCTCGCCCAGCCGGCCGACCGGGTACTGCGCCGCGGCCTCCTCCTCGCGGCCCTCGTAGAGCGCGCCGGCGAAGCGGGTCTTCACCACCGCCGGGGCCACCGCGTTGACCGTCACCCTCGGCCCGAGCTCCACGGCCAGCTGCGTCACCAGGTTGACCAGCGCGGCCTTGCTCACCCCGTAGCCGGCGATGCCGGGGGAGGCCTTGAGCCCGGCGACCGAGGCGACCACCAGCACCGAGCCGCCGTGCTCGGCCATCCACGCCCGCCAGGCCTCCTGCACCAGGCCGAGCGTGCCGACGACGTTGGTGTCGAGGATCTTGCGGAAGGAGTCCAGGCCCAGCTCCATCATCGGGCCGTAGACCGGGTTGATCCCCACGTTGCCCACCAGCAGGTCGAGGCTGCCGAAGCGCTCGACCGCCGTGCGCACCGCCTCGGCGCGGTGCCCGGGGTCCCCGGCGTTGCCCGGCACACCGACGGCGACGTCCGGGCCGCCGAGCGCGGTGACCGCCTCCTCGAGCGCCTCCGGCTTGCGGGCGGTGAGCACCACCCGCGCGCCCCGGTCGGCCAGGCTGCGGGCGATCGCCAGCCCGATGCCCCGGCTGCCGCCGGTGACCAGTGCGGTGCGTCCCTGGAACGTGCCCTCGACCGTGCCCACGTGACTCCTCGGTGTCCGCTCGCCCGGCGTCGGTGCCGGCCGCCGCCGACACCGTAGGACCGGCTCCGGACGGCGCCCCGCGCACCCCCGTCGGCGCCCCCGGCGCTGGAGGTGACCCACCCCACAGTGCTCCGGCGTTGCAGCGGTGGCCGGGGGCTCACACACTCGCGGTCGGCACCTCGCCCGCGTGGCACACACCCGGTCGCAGCGGGGCCGGTGCCGGCACCACCCCGCACCACCCCGCAGCACCGGCCGCCGACCACGACGGCCCGACCCGAGTCCGGTACCCGCCAGGGACTGGAACGAGAGGTGCACCGATGCCTGCTGCCCGCAGGACCCCCCGCGCTGCCGGGCTGCCGCCCGCCACCAGCGCTCCCGCCCGCCTCCGCGTCGGCGTCATCGGCGCCGGCCGGGTCGGCGCCGTCCTGGGCGCCGCCCTCGCCGCCGCCGGCCACGACGTGGTCGCCGCCGCCGGCCTGTCACCCGCCTCCGCCGAGCGCGCCGCCCGGCTGCTGCCCGGCGTCCCCCTGCTGCCTGCCGACGAGGTCGTGGCCGCGGCCGACCTGGTGGTCCTGGCCGTCCCCGACGACACGCTCCCCGGCCTGGTCGCGGGCCTGGCCGGCACCGGGCGCTGGCGGGCCGGCCAGCTCGCCTTCCACACCTCCGGTGCGCACGGGCTGGCCGTCCTGGAGCCGGCCGAGCGGGCCGGTGTCCTGCCGCTGGCGCTGCACCCGGCGATGACCTTCACCGGCGCCCCCGAGGACGCCGAGCGGCTCGCCGGCGTCCCGTTCGGCGTCACCAGCCGGCCCGGGCACCGGCCGGTCGCCGAGACCCTGGTGCTGGAGATGGGCGGCGAGCCGTTCTTCGTCGCCGAGGCCGACCGGCGGCTCTACCACGCGGCACTGGTCACGGGCGCCAACCACCTGGTCACCCTCGTCGCCGAGGCCGCCGACCTGCTGCGCGCCGCCGGAGTGGGATCGCCGGCGCGCGTGCTGGCGCCACTGCTCACCGCCGCGCTCGACAACGGCCTGCGCCGCGGCGACCGGGGCCTGACCGGCCCGGTGAGCCGGGGTGACGTCGGCACCGTGCGCGACCACCTGGAGACGCTCACCGAGCGCGCGCCGGCCTCGGTCGCCGCCTACGTCGCGATGGCCCAGCGCACCACCGAGCGGGCCGTCGCCGCCGGCCGGCTCCGGCGGCACGAGGGCGCTCCCCTGCTCGATCTGCTGTACGAGGCCGCCGACCCGGCCGGCTCCCGGTGACCACCGCGGTCCAGCCGGCCGGGACGTGGCCCGCCGTCGCGGAGACGGCCGCCGCGCTGCGCGACCTGGTCGCCGGTCTCCCCGGCCCGGTGGCGCTGGTGCCCACCATGGGCGCGCTGCACGAGGGGCACCGCGCGCTGGTCCGCGCCGCCCGCGAGCGCGCCGGCGGCGTCGTCGTCTCGGTGTTCGTGAACCCGACCCAGTTCGGCCCCGGCGAGGACCTCGACCGCTATCCCCGCACGTGGGACGCCGACCTCGCCGCGCTGGCCGAGGAGGGCGCCGACGTCGTCTTCCACCCGCCGGTGGAGGAGGTGTACCCGCCCGGCGCGGCCGGCGTGACCGTGCACCCGGGGCCGCTGGGCGACGTCCTGGAGGGCGCCGTCCGGCCGGGGCACTTCGCCGGCGTGCTGACCGTCGTCGCCACGCTGTTCGGCCTGGCCCGGCCCGACCTCGCGTTCTTCGGCGAGAAGGACTACCAGCAGCTCACGCTGATCCGCGCCATGGTGCGCGAGCTGGCGCTGCCGCCGGAGGTCGTCGGCGTGCCCACCGTCCGCGAGGACGACGGCCTGGCGCTGTCGAGCCGCAACCGCTACCTGACGCCGGAGCAGCGGGTCACCGCCGTCGCGCTGTCCCGTGCCCTGCGCGCCGGTGCCGGCGCCGGACCGCACGGGGCCGACGCCGTCCTGGCGGCCGCCCGCACCGTCCTCGCCGAGGCGCCCGACCTGCGCCGGGACTACCTGGCACTGACCGACCCCGACCTCG
This region of Geodermatophilus bullaregiensis genomic DNA includes:
- a CDS encoding ABC transporter permease encodes the protein MSDFSRALRYLNDPLNWSRPNGITDLTLEHLGISAAAVLAAMLVALPVGTALGTARRGAGLVVVLSNVSRAVPTLALLTLFAVSPIGFGNRATAIALAVFAVPPILTNTFVGFRGVDPEVREASRGMGMSRGQVLARVELPLALPLVMTGIRTAAVQVVATAGLAALVGGGGLGRIVNLGFGQQDYGVMIAGAILVAGLALLAELVLALVSWAATPGPRRLPFLRARTAGGGVGVPEPTASGVPL
- a CDS encoding glycine betaine ABC transporter substrate-binding protein, with the translated sequence MRMPRVLTPLALAAVLLTAACGESGSSGTGGSTGASGSAATGDACAPVAGEQLVVLEDDQQLQNADNVVPAVTAATAAANPALIPALDAVSAAMTTEQLIEMNAAVDLERQSAEDVAAAWVQESGVTEGLEPGSGPIVVGASNFTESTILANVYAGVLDAVGFDASVREVGNRDLYLPALISGVDLQVFPEYLATVTEALNAQVNGPDPTPIASSDAQATRDALQPLADGVGLTFGQPSEAANQNAFAVTQEFADGLGVTTLSELADACGDGSLVLGGPAECPTRPFCQPGLEETYGLQFAEFREFDAGGPATKAAITQGEVSMGLVFSSDAALAR
- a CDS encoding DUF6779 domain-containing protein, which codes for MRGADDTAARRAHGTAGSPGLRAAGLAVGGLLALAATAAVFLTEDPQLLRIAVVAVAWACLAAAVAAGRRRGETAEDTPRSDTAAVEAELRRAYDRELEREVAARQQYELELENQVRREAEEAMRGELDALRSELAGLREGLSGLTALRAELAAVGALRGELAELAGLRADVGRLRAELTEQRSGEMHVERLVMRTQSVRTTPGREPIEPATAAWHTDVARDLGAGWPVLSLDDRRAEEAPLATAARPEVVAAPPSPAVLRPDPVPAGTAGATVAAPVVAREPEPAPRPLPSLPPVPAEDPALRRRRTDPVDAPAPGPAEQLTIERPAVHAAAAVHAAAAGHAAGGRPVPSYAPVPPEPDDAGATRLAQILAESGVTPGGRRHRHRDEGDGDDVLARVLGR
- a CDS encoding SDR family oxidoreductase, with protein sequence MGTVEGTFQGRTALVTGGSRGIGLAIARSLADRGARVVLTARKPEALEEAVTALGGPDVAVGVPGNAGDPGHRAEAVRTAVERFGSLDLLVGNVGINPVYGPMMELGLDSFRKILDTNVVGTLGLVQEAWRAWMAEHGGSVLVVASVAGLKASPGIAGYGVSKAALVNLVTQLAVELGPRVTVNAVAPAVVKTRFAGALYEGREEEAAAQYPVGRLGEPEDVGEAAAYLLGAGWVTGQTLVLDGGALSRGPA
- a CDS encoding Rossmann-like and DUF2520 domain-containing protein — translated: MPAARRTPRAAGLPPATSAPARLRVGVIGAGRVGAVLGAALAAAGHDVVAAAGLSPASAERAARLLPGVPLLPADEVVAAADLVVLAVPDDTLPGLVAGLAGTGRWRAGQLAFHTSGAHGLAVLEPAERAGVLPLALHPAMTFTGAPEDAERLAGVPFGVTSRPGHRPVAETLVLEMGGEPFFVAEADRRLYHAALVTGANHLVTLVAEAADLLRAAGVGSPARVLAPLLTAALDNGLRRGDRGLTGPVSRGDVGTVRDHLETLTERAPASVAAYVAMAQRTTERAVAAGRLRRHEGAPLLDLLYEAADPAGSR
- the panC gene encoding pantoate--beta-alanine ligase — encoded protein: MTTAVQPAGTWPAVAETAAALRDLVAGLPGPVALVPTMGALHEGHRALVRAARERAGGVVVSVFVNPTQFGPGEDLDRYPRTWDADLAALAEEGADVVFHPPVEEVYPPGAAGVTVHPGPLGDVLEGAVRPGHFAGVLTVVATLFGLARPDLAFFGEKDYQQLTLIRAMVRELALPPEVVGVPTVREDDGLALSSRNRYLTPEQRVTAVALSRALRAGAGAGPHGADAVLAAARTVLAEAPDLRRDYLALTDPDLGPAPAAGPARLLVAARAGDTRLIDNTAVTLGEPR